In a genomic window of Ipomoea triloba cultivar NCNSP0323 chromosome 3, ASM357664v1:
- the LOC116014329 gene encoding protein NSP-INTERACTING KINASE 1-like, protein MRREAKGLYYWSLVFLFLYFLGSAVSVLSPKGVNFEVQALMGIKAALKDPHGVLDNWDGDAVDPCSWTMVTCSAESLVIGLGTPSQYLSGTLSPSIGNLTNLQIILLQSNNITGSIPVEINRLSNLHTLDLSNNIFTGEIPPLGHLKGLKYLRLNNNSLRGEIPASLTNMTQLSLVDLSYNNLSGPVPRFPSKTINIVGNPLICATGSEPHCHGTTLLPMSMTLNGSEAALTSRKEKNHKLAIVFGSSLGCICALLLGIGLFLWSRQRQKQQTLFDAKGRDHEEISLGNLRRFQFKQLQTATNNFSSKNILGKGGFGNVYKGYLPDGTAVAVKRLKDGSAAGGEKQFQTEIEMISLAVHRNLLRLLGFCMTATEKLLVYPYMSNGSVASRLKVKPVLDWCTRKRIAIGAARGLVYLHEQCDPKIIHRDVKAANILLDDYCEAVVGDFGLAKLLDHQDSHVTTAVRGTVGHIAPEYLSTGQSSEKTDVFGFGILLLELITGLRAIEFGKAANQKGAMLDWVKKIHQEKQLDALVDKDLKNSYDGIELDEMVRVALLCTQYVPGHRPKMSEVVRMLEGDGLAESWEASQKVEPSKYKIQELSSSDRFSDLTVDSSLLAQAMELSGPR, encoded by the exons ATGAGGAGAGAAGCAAAGGGTTTGTATTATTGGTCTCTGGTATTTCTGTTTCTGTATTTTCTGGGCTCTGCAGTTAGTGTGTTGTCCCCTAAAGGTGTGAACTTTGAAG TGCAAGCTTTAATGGGGATAAAAGCTGCTCTAAAGGATCCCCATGGTGTTCTTGATAATTGGGATGGGGATGCTGTTGATCCATGTAGCTGGACTATGGTCACTTGTTCTGCAGAGAGTCTGGTTATTGGACT GGGAACTCCCAGCCAGTATTTGTCCGGAACTCTTTCTCCAAGCATTGGGAATTTGACAAATCTCCAGATCAT ACTCTTGCAGAGCAACAACATAACAGGATCAATCCCAGTAGAGATTAATCGCCTCTCGAATCTTCACACACTTGATCTCTCTAATAACATCTTCACTGGTGAAATCCCTCCTTTGGGACATTTGAAAGGCCTCAAGTACTT GAGGCTCAACAATAACAGTCTGCGGGGAGAAATCCCAGCGTCGCTGACAAACATGACTCAGCTTTCTCTCGT GGATTTATCATACAATAATTTGAGTGGACCTGTGCCAAGGTTTCCTTCCAAGACAATCAA CATTGTTGGAAATCCTCTTATATGCGCCACAGGCTCCGAACCACACTGCCATGGAACGACGCTGCTGCCTATGTCAATGACATTGAATGGTTCTGAAG CTGCTCTAACTTCGAGAAAAGAGAAAAACCACAAGCTTGCAATCGTCTTTGGCTCGAGCCTTGGGTGCATCTGTGCACTCCTCCTTGGAATTGGGCTGTTTCTGTGGTCAAGGCAGAGGCAAAAACAGCAAACATTGTTTGATGCAAAAG GCCGGGATCATGAAGAAATCTCCCTTGGGAATTTAAGGAGGTTTCAGTTCAAGCAGCTTCAGACTGCAACCAACAACTTCAGCAGCAAAAACATCCTGGGAAAAGGCGGTTTTGGGAACGTCTACAAGGGCTATCTCCCGGATGGGACTGCAGTGGCCGTGAAGAGACTAAAAGACGGGAGTGCAGCCGGGGGTGAGAAGCAATTCCAGACCGAAATCGAGATGATCAGCCTCGCTGTGCACAGGAATCTTCTTAGGTTGTTGGGATTCTGCATGACTGCAACCGAAAAGCTTCTGGTTTACCCTTACATGTCCAATGGCAGCGTCGCTTCTCGCCTCAAAG TGAAGCCAGTATTGGACTGGTGCACGAGGAAACGAATCGCGATAGGAGCTGCGAGGGGACTAGTATACCTCCATGAACAATGTGATCCCAAGATTATCCACAGGGATGTGAAGGCTGCAAATATACTACTAGATGACTACTGTGAAGCAGTAGTGGGAGATTTCGGGCTGGCAAAACTTCTGGATCACCAAGATTCTCATGTTACAACAGCTGTACGAGGAACTGTCGGGCATATCGCCCCAGAATATCTTTCGACAGGCCAATCCTCCGAAAAAACAGATGTTTTCGGCTTTGGAATCCTCCTGCTGGAACTAATCACAGGCCTGAGAGCCATAGAGTTTGGCAAAGCAGCCAACCAGAAAGGCGCCATGCTCGACTGG GTAAAGAAAATTCATCAAGAGAAGCAACTTGATGCGCTTGTGGACAAGGATCTGAAGAACAGCTATGACGGGATTGAGCTAGATGAAATGGTGCGCGTTGCATTGCTGTGCACCCAATACGTCCCGGGCCACAGGCCGAAGATGTCTGAGGTGGTTCGAATGCTAGAAGGCGACGGGCTTGCAGAGAGCTGGGAAGCATCCCAGAAAGTAGAGCCCAGTAAGTACAAGATCCAAGAGCTCTCCTCATCGGATCGATTCTCTGACCTTACAGTCGATTCATCGTTGCTTGCACAAGCGATGGAGCTCTCCGGTCCGAGGTAG
- the LOC116012516 gene encoding S-adenosylmethionine decarboxylase proenzyme-like, whose product MSLPVSAIGFEGYEKRLEISFFEPEIFANPKGQGLQSLSKEQLDKILKPAECTIVSSLANDEVDSYVLSESSLFVYPHKIIIKTCGTTKLLLSIPPILELADGLDLKVKSVRYTRGTFIFPGAQSFPHRDFSEEVSVLDGYFGELGSGSKAYVMGGVDPQQQWHVYSASAESADDDHPIYTLEMCMTGLDSKSASVFYKTDSSSAAFMTQVSGIRDILPESEICDFDFDPCGYSMNAIEGAAISTIHVTPEDGFSYASFESVGYDFRTLSLNALVERVLACFKPADFSVALHSDSTGAELGSVFNLDVKGYVSDDMSCKALGNGGSIMYCSFTYSSAVSCGSPRSTLNCCWSESEDEEGGRNSTA is encoded by the coding sequence ATGTCGTTGCCAGTCTCTGCAATCGGATTTGAAGGTTACGAAAAGAGGCTCGAGATCTCATTTTTTGAGCCTGAAATCTTTGCCAATCCCAAAGGCCAGGGCCTGCAATCATTGTCCAAAGAGCAGTTGGATAAAATTCTGAAGCCTGCTGAGTGCACCATTGTCTCGTCGTTGGCAAACGATGAAGTTGACTCTTATGTCCTTTCTGAATCTAGCCTGTTTGTGTACCCACACAAGATTATAATCAAAACTTGTGGCACCACAAAACTGCTTCTCTCAATTCCTCCCATCCTTGAGCTGGCTGATGGGCTTGATCTGAAAGTGAAATCGGTGAGGTATACTCGTGGAACGTTTATCTTTCCCGGGGCTCAGTCGTTTCCACACCGTGATTTCTCTGAAGAAGTAAGTGTACTCGATGGCTATTTTGGTGAACTTGGTTCGGGTAGCAAAGCCTATGTTATGGGTGGTGTTGACCCACAACAGCAATGGCATGTCTACTCTGCATCTGCAGAATCTGCAGATGATGATCACCCCATCTATACTCTTGAAATGTGCATGACTGGTCTGGACAGCAAGAGTGCCTCTGTCTTTTACAAAACTGATTCAAGTTCTGCAGCCTTTATGACCCAAGTTTCAGGCATTAGAGACATTCTCCCCGAATCAGAGATTTGTGATTTCGACTTCGACCCTTGTGGCTACTCAATGAACGCCATCGAGGGAGCTGCAATCTCCACGATTCACGTGACACCAGAAGACGGTTTCAGCTATGCAAGCTTTGAATCAGTGGGGTATGATTTCAGGACTTTGAGCTTGAACGCACTCGTCGAGAGGGTGTTGGCCTGCTTCAAACCTGCAGACTTTTCTGTTGCTTTGCATAGCGACTCTACTGGAGCAGAGCTCGGCTCTGTGTTCAATCTGGATGTGAAAGGATACGTGTCTGACGATATGAGCTGCAAGGCACTTGGCAATGGAGGATCAATCATGTACTGCAGCTTCACTTATTCATCCGCCGTGAGCTGTGGATCTCCTAGGTCTACCCTGAATTGCTGTTGGAGTGAAAGTGAAGATGAGGAAGGGGGAAGAAACAGTACTGCATAG
- the LOC116013574 gene encoding proline dehydrogenase 1, mitochondrial-like produces MASRVGNPGKIAKKILPCFVRRLNSAPSSFTAAVPPLNFADKPEPAAAADKVVDFEDAKELFSSVGTSKLVKSAVALHLLAIEPAVDVGIRVMNSRLMKIPVVKETVMGLVERTFYGQFCAGRDLEEVARTVAGLSETGLKAMLDYGLEHADDNESCDRSMNHILQTVDAAKSLPPVSFVVLKITAICPPRLLKRVSDFLRWQYKNPAFNLPWKQKSLPVLSDSSALYHTSKTPEPLTQEEERDLELGHERLQKICKSCLEAGVPLVIDAEDTTVQPAIDYITYSAAVSYYKDDGPLVFGTIQAYLRDAKERLVRVKMAAGKMGVPMGFKLVRGAYMTSESGLASALGAESPIHHTIHHTHKCFNDCASFMLEEIAAGSGGAVVLATHNIESGKLAATKATDLGIKRDNQKLQFAQLYGMSEGLSFGLKKAGFQVSKYLPFGPVDQIMPYLLRRAEENRGLLSTSSLDRQLMRKELKRRLASIIL; encoded by the exons ATGGCCAGCCGTGTAGGGAATCCCGGAAAAATCGCGAAGAAGATTCTGCCCTGTTTCGTCCGGCGTCTGAACTCGGCTCCCTCGTCGTTCACCGCCGCCGTGCCGCCGCTCAACTTCGCCGATAAGCCCGAGCCAGCCGCAGCCGCCGATAAGGTCGTGGACTTTGAGGATGCGAAGGAGCTGTTCTCGTCGGTTGGGACGTCGAAGTTGGTGAAATCGGCCGTCGCGCTTCACTTGCTGGCGATCGAGCCCGCCGTCGACGTGGGGATTCGGGTGATGAATTCGCGGCTCATGAAGATTCCGGTGGTGAAGGAAACGGTGATGGGACTCGTCGAGCGTACGTTTTACGGCCAATTTTGCGCCGGCAGGGATTTGGAGGAAGTTGCCCGGACCGTCGCCGGCTTGTCGGAGACCGGCCTCAAGGCTATGCTGGATTACGGGTTGGAGCACGCCGACGATAATGAGTCCTGTGATCGGAGCATGAATCATATCCTTCAAACCGTCGACGCAGCCAAGTCGCTACCGCCG gTGAGTTTCGTGGTACTGAAGATTACAGCAATCTGTCCTCCAAGATTGCTGAAACGAGTAAGCGATTTCTTGAGATGGCAGTACAAGAATCCAGCTTTCAATCTCCCATGGAAGCAAAAGAGCCTTCCAGTTTTATCAGACTCCAGCGCTCTATACCACACGTCAAAAACCCCAGAGCCTCTAACCCAGGAAGAAGAGCGCGATCTTGAATTAGGCCACGAAAGGTTGCAGAAAATCTGCAAATCGTGTTTGGAGGCAGGGGTTCCATTGGTGATCGATGCAGAGGACACGACGGTCCAACCCGCGATTGATTACATTACATATTCTGCAGCGGTTTCGTACTATAAAGACGACGGTCCTCTGGTGTTTGGGACAATTCAGGCGTACTTGAGAGACGCGAAAGAGAGATTGGTGAGGGTGAAAATGGCGGCGGGGAAGATGGGGGTTCCTATGGGGTTTAAGCTGGTGAGGGGCGCTTATATGACGAGTGAGAGTGGATTGGCTTCTGCTTTGGGCGCTGAGTCTCCGATTCACcacaccattcaccacactcacaAGTGTTTCAATGATTGCGCTTCTTTCATGCTTGAGGAGATTGCTGCTGGCTCTGGTGGGGCAGTTGTTCTTGCCACCCACAATATTGAATCTG GGAAGCTAGCTGCAACCAAGGCAACAGATTTGGGGATCAAAAGGGACAATCAAAAGCTCCAATTCGCACAGCTATATGGAATGTCAGAAGGTCTATCCTTTGGTTTGAAAAAAGCAGGGTTTCAGGTCAGCAAGTATTTGCCATTTGGACCTGTGGACCAGATCATGCCTTATCTCCTAAGGAGAGCTGAAGAAAACCGAGGGCTTTTATCAACTTCATCTCTCGACAGACAACTCATgag GAAGGAGCTGAAAAGAAGGCTGGCATCAATTATTCTTTAG
- the LOC116013841 gene encoding uncharacterized protein LOC116013841 isoform X1, with the protein MYTTMPLSLYRNNPAALSKYPSEAPNSGYLVATDEESQEMDSFCWGVYQHDRITRLPFPQDRILKVVHVSEYDKDSVKKVWFIPVLDHPLSSNRYYVIKANGRHKGRAYRCAREMSVRTCCFESDTEELKPRQFNHKDVYQQFEICPYFNGGFYARAVACDGIPPKFLRRKGWEVHISRSSIRIHLKEAQGLNPFHPPDIPELKAPISSKRSTPIVIGKWYCPFVFVQEGTTCGRQEKEQQMKKSLFYEVALKRWWEEIYACSNESSRSAGNVVAIDARVKKILTLIDGVEASREPKTGPHDEFVWFSIVKGGNERRVGLSSAIVEQLRWVQERRGWFGDGEGDVRVEGTEEIRSESGWRRFGCYVLVESFVMRRMDGSLLINFNCRNTRKIICTWE; encoded by the exons ATGTATACCACAATGCCACTCTCACTGTACCGCAACAACCCGGCTGCTCTGTCCAAGTATCCTTCAGAGGCTCCAAATTCTGGGTATCTGGTGGCTACTGATGAAGAATCTCAAGAAATGGATTCCTTTTGCTGGGGTGTCTACCAGCACGACAGAATTACGAGGCTGCCGTTTCCTCAGGACAGGATCTTGAAGGTTGTTCATGTGTCGGAGTATGACAAAGACAGTGTCAAGAAAGTCTGGTTCATTCCTGTTCTTGATCACCCTCTTTCCTCCAACCGCTACTATGTTATCAAAGCCAACGGCAGACACAAAGG GAGGGCGTACAGGTGCGCCCGAGAGATGTCAGTGAGAACATGTTGCTTTGAGAGTGATACTGAGGAACTGAAACCAAGGCAGTTTAACCACAAGGATGTGTATCAGCAGTTCGAGATCTGCCCTTATTTTAATGGCGGATTCTATGCCAGAGCCGTAGCGTGTGACGGCATACCTCCCAAGTTCCTGAGAAGAAAGGGATGGGAAGTTCACATTTCCCGCTCCTCCATTAGAATCCATCTAAAGGAAGCTCAGGGCCTCAATCCTTTTCACCCACCCGACATTCCCGAACTAAAAGCTCCCATTTCTTCAAAGCGCTCCACTCCAATCGTCATCGGAAAGTGGTATTGCCCCTTTGTATTCGTGCAGGAAGGAACAACCTGCGGCAGACAGGAGAAAGAGCAGCAAATGAAGAAATCTTTGTTCTACGAGGTTGCCCTGAAACGTTGGTGGGAGGAAATCTACGCGTGTAGCAACGAAAGCAGCAGATCTGCAG GCAATGTCGTGGCCATTGATGCACGCGTGAAGAAGATATTGACTTTGATCGACGGTGTCGAAGCTTCGAGGGAACCGAAAACTGGGCCCCACGACGAGTTCGTGTGGTTTAGTATTGTGAAAGGAGGGAATGAGAGGCGTGTGGGTTTGAGCTCCGCCATTGTTGAGCAGCTGAGATGGGTGCAAGAAAGGCGGGGGTGGTTCGGCGATGGCGAGGGGGATGTGAGGGTGGAGGGGACGGAGGAGATAAGGAGTGAGAGTGGGTGGAGAAGATTTGGTTGCTATGTGTTGGTGGAGAGTTTTGTGATGAGGAGAATGGATGGGAGTTTGTTGATTAACTTTAATTGTAGAAACACCCGGAAGATCATATGTACGTGGGAATAG
- the LOC116013841 gene encoding uncharacterized protein LOC116013841 isoform X2 codes for MYTTMPLSLYRNNPAALSKYPSEAPNSGYLVATDEESQEMDSFCWGVYQHDRITRLPFPQDRILKVVHVSEYDKDSVKKVWFIPVLDHPLSSNRYYVIKANGRHKGCAREMSVRTCCFESDTEELKPRQFNHKDVYQQFEICPYFNGGFYARAVACDGIPPKFLRRKGWEVHISRSSIRIHLKEAQGLNPFHPPDIPELKAPISSKRSTPIVIGKWYCPFVFVQEGTTCGRQEKEQQMKKSLFYEVALKRWWEEIYACSNESSRSAGNVVAIDARVKKILTLIDGVEASREPKTGPHDEFVWFSIVKGGNERRVGLSSAIVEQLRWVQERRGWFGDGEGDVRVEGTEEIRSESGWRRFGCYVLVESFVMRRMDGSLLINFNCRNTRKIICTWE; via the exons ATGTATACCACAATGCCACTCTCACTGTACCGCAACAACCCGGCTGCTCTGTCCAAGTATCCTTCAGAGGCTCCAAATTCTGGGTATCTGGTGGCTACTGATGAAGAATCTCAAGAAATGGATTCCTTTTGCTGGGGTGTCTACCAGCACGACAGAATTACGAGGCTGCCGTTTCCTCAGGACAGGATCTTGAAGGTTGTTCATGTGTCGGAGTATGACAAAGACAGTGTCAAGAAAGTCTGGTTCATTCCTGTTCTTGATCACCCTCTTTCCTCCAACCGCTACTATGTTATCAAAGCCAACGGCAGACACAAAGG GTGCGCCCGAGAGATGTCAGTGAGAACATGTTGCTTTGAGAGTGATACTGAGGAACTGAAACCAAGGCAGTTTAACCACAAGGATGTGTATCAGCAGTTCGAGATCTGCCCTTATTTTAATGGCGGATTCTATGCCAGAGCCGTAGCGTGTGACGGCATACCTCCCAAGTTCCTGAGAAGAAAGGGATGGGAAGTTCACATTTCCCGCTCCTCCATTAGAATCCATCTAAAGGAAGCTCAGGGCCTCAATCCTTTTCACCCACCCGACATTCCCGAACTAAAAGCTCCCATTTCTTCAAAGCGCTCCACTCCAATCGTCATCGGAAAGTGGTATTGCCCCTTTGTATTCGTGCAGGAAGGAACAACCTGCGGCAGACAGGAGAAAGAGCAGCAAATGAAGAAATCTTTGTTCTACGAGGTTGCCCTGAAACGTTGGTGGGAGGAAATCTACGCGTGTAGCAACGAAAGCAGCAGATCTGCAG GCAATGTCGTGGCCATTGATGCACGCGTGAAGAAGATATTGACTTTGATCGACGGTGTCGAAGCTTCGAGGGAACCGAAAACTGGGCCCCACGACGAGTTCGTGTGGTTTAGTATTGTGAAAGGAGGGAATGAGAGGCGTGTGGGTTTGAGCTCCGCCATTGTTGAGCAGCTGAGATGGGTGCAAGAAAGGCGGGGGTGGTTCGGCGATGGCGAGGGGGATGTGAGGGTGGAGGGGACGGAGGAGATAAGGAGTGAGAGTGGGTGGAGAAGATTTGGTTGCTATGTGTTGGTGGAGAGTTTTGTGATGAGGAGAATGGATGGGAGTTTGTTGATTAACTTTAATTGTAGAAACACCCGGAAGATCATATGTACGTGGGAATAG
- the LOC116014151 gene encoding uncharacterized protein LOC116014151, translating into MEKVVATVSGYQGTERFNLIKLIAKAGGNYVGTMSDSITHLVCWRFEGRKFELAKKSRNIFIVNHRWIEDCIKKGRRVPEHPYTIKCGQEVGPLLMNITQVGESNQSSGCNHKEPQIDTEVEEYFPDPDIDKPKSRKKMKNRSLKCDRNLSSRLDHYDSSTSGSWRMETEELSPEPAVFRKPKKGSIDLPETSLKRRRLVKKNISDVLEISDSEELSPQIRTPPEHESAMQSNSANIGRHDHTSNNSQTTKFSCPEDHANGIEVHGDTEEVLNMTNGETLENEGALPSPFKSPLEQRQIVDVHQKEDENCAKLPTSPALSCVICWTDFSSSRGLLPCGHRFCFSCIQSWADQMVSRGKTSTCPLCKVGFTSITKVADAEPSDQKIYSQTVPHDRPGTDIYLLPDGETSHFPANPAMPPVCCQCSFREPEELLINCHVCQTRCIHAYCLDPPLHPWTCIHCQDYQRRFETYRRIW; encoded by the exons ATGGAGAAAGTGGTTGCTACAGTCAGTGGATACCAGGGCACCGAGCGATTCAATCTCATCAAATTGATTGCCAAGGCCGGTGGAAACTATGTCGGGACAATGAGTGATTCCATTACACACCTG GTGTGCTGGAGATTTGAAGGAAGGAAATTTGAACTTGCTAAGAAGTCAAgaaatatattcattgttaaCCATAGGTGGATTGAGGACTGTATTAAGAAAGGAAGACGTGTTCCAGAGCATCCTTATACAATAAAATG tgGGCAAGAAGTAGGGCCACTGCTGATGAACATCACACAAGTTGGTGAAAGTAATCAATCCAGTGGGTGTAATCATAAAGAACCGCAGATTGACACTGAGGTTGAA GAATATTTTCCTGATCCTGATATAGACAAGCCTAAATCaaggaagaaaatgaaaaatagaagtCTTAAGTGTGACCGTAACTTAAGCAGTAGACTTGATCATTATGATTCTTCTACATCAGGCTCATGGAGGATGGAG ACAGAGGAACTGAGTCCTGAGCCTGCAGTATTTCGTAAACCAAAGAAGGGAAGCATCGACTTGCCAGAAACTTCTCTTAAACGTCGTAGGCTGGTGAAAAAGAATATTAGTGATGTATTGGAGATTTCAGATTCAGAAGAACTGAGCCCGCAAATTCGGACTCCGCCAGAACATGAAAGTGCCATGCAGTCTAATAGCGCAAATATTGGGAGGCATGATCACACATCAAATAACAGTCAAACAACCAAATTTAGCTGCCCTGAGGATCACGCAAATGGGATTGAAGTTCATGGTGATACTGAAGAAGTGCTAAATATGACCAATGGGGAAACTTTAGAGAATGAAGGTGCATTGCCTTCCCCATTTAAATCTCCACTGGAGCAGAGACAGATTGTTGATGTACATCagaaagaagatgaaaattGTGCGAAACTGCCCACATCACCCGCACTCTCTTGTGTCATATGCTGGACAGATTTCAGCTCATCCCGGGGGTTGCTGCCTTGTGGCCACCGTTTTTGTTTCTCATGCATCCAAAGCTGGGCAGATCAAATG GTATCACGTGGAAAAACTTCAACGTGCCCCCTGTGCAAGGTTGGTTTTACTAGTATTACCAAGGTTGCTGACGCTGAACCCTCTGATCAGAAAATATATTCACAAACCGTCCCGCATGATCGTCCAGGAACAGACATTTATCTTCTCCCTGATGGAGAAACATCGCATTTTCCAGCTAAT CCTGCAATGCCTCCAGTCTGCTGTCAATGTTCTTTTCGAGAACCCGAGGAGCTTCTCATCAACTGTCACGTTTGCCAGACTCGCTGTATACATGCATATTGCCTGGATCCTCCATTGCATCCATGGACTTGTATCCACTGCCAGGATTACCAGAGACGTTTTGAAACTTACCGTCGCATTTGGTAA
- the LOC116014024 gene encoding uncharacterized protein LOC116014024, producing the protein MEKSAPHTSPPTWESNVVIPITHPPTYLNSLTTLQSPYKKHHSRLASFFFFLTNHLPGSNIKIEMVMMGLERLVVSLKTKLRRSVKTKNNSSYDKIEKSDSMRVEIRSRKAQKLIQETLKIADSPHTKSFPF; encoded by the exons ATGGAGAAATCCGCACCACACACGAGTCCACCAACGTGGGAGTCAAACGTGGTCATACCAATTACACACCCACCCACCTATTTAAACTCTCTTACGACACTTCAATCGCCCTATAAAAAACATCACTCTCGCTTagcctccttcttcttcttcctaacAAACCATCTCCCAG GTAGTAATATTAAGATCGAAATGGTGATGATGGGGCTGGAGAGGCTGGTGGTGAGCTTGAAGACGAAGCTGAGGCGGAGCGTGAAGACGAAGAACAATTCATCGTACGACAAGATCGAGAAGAGCGACAGCATGCGAGTTGAAATACGAAGCAGGAAAGCTCAGAAGCTCATCCAAGAAACGCTCAAAATTGCAGATTCGCCGCACACCAAAAGCTTCCCTTTCTAG